In Pontiella desulfatans, one DNA window encodes the following:
- a CDS encoding PEP-CTERM sorting domain-containing protein has product MKSISVFFVALSVAWNAHAGFVDFRFEGDMSPQVDSIWNASVSDITFTGTGGGNSQLAQFITNTGTTNNGFAVEGGDTGVRGNADDNPFTSAYFAFTISVNSGYQLDTSSMNWRLDLENISKTGANERSTYGIFASLDGGGTWTNLWNNATSDNNFQINPGTAANNDLTLQDGTTVLQDTTHYGSFNTGFMDRGNLGVLADGQDVMFAYQMGDTEGAGGGVYNLYDSIRIGGIEVVAVPEPASIGLVLGMGGTILFIRRRLQM; this is encoded by the coding sequence ATGAAAAGTATAAGTGTTTTTTTTGTGGCTTTGTCGGTTGCCTGGAATGCCCATGCCGGTTTCGTGGATTTTCGCTTCGAGGGCGATATGAGTCCACAGGTGGATTCGATTTGGAATGCATCAGTAAGTGACATCACGTTTACCGGAACCGGTGGAGGCAACTCGCAGTTGGCTCAATTCATTACGAACACGGGCACCACGAACAATGGATTTGCGGTTGAAGGTGGGGATACGGGTGTACGTGGGAATGCGGATGACAACCCGTTCACCTCGGCCTACTTCGCCTTCACGATTTCCGTGAATAGTGGTTATCAGCTGGATACCAGTTCGATGAACTGGAGGCTCGATTTGGAAAATATCAGCAAAACCGGCGCGAATGAGCGTTCCACGTATGGCATCTTTGCCAGCCTCGATGGGGGGGGCACATGGACGAACCTTTGGAACAACGCCACAAGCGATAATAATTTCCAAATCAATCCGGGCACCGCTGCAAACAACGATCTCACTCTGCAAGATGGAACAACAGTTCTTCAGGATACCACGCATTATGGATCGTTTAACACGGGTTTCATGGATCGGGGAAATCTGGGTGTTTTAGCGGACGGACAGGATGTCATGTTCGCTTACCAGATGGGTGATACCGAGGGCGCCGGCGGTGGTGTTTATAACCTATACGATTCAATTCGTATTGGCGGCATTGAAGTTGTGGCCGTCCCTGAACCGGCCTCGATCGGCCTTGTTCTGGGGATGGGCGGAACCATCCTGTTCATCCGTCGCAGGCTTCAGATGTGA
- a CDS encoding Ig-like domain-containing protein, producing MKMKVIMAVVLGFCAGVASAATMNPDYTIGTGSQLHVDNGGAGSVLFEDSAGTGGDDVTADSGSAAWLSVLIDGAGNWQLGDTVDITGVALQIQGYTDTGTMTFDIRQGSGGTGASGAGGLASIGSATASYTKTNNATMYVNFDTPVSFVVDENTFKIGINISNSARLRVKNQSTFPVTMYNYSNGNLGTKLMKFSVAGNVTPGTSPNEPPEFVEDPFSRPVAVEDSPYNESLLDTATDPNNDPLTFELLSFSGPGSDWLGMDGTSVTGTPLAANIGTNEWLVQVTDGQGGTNTATMAIEVLSQTGAMIPGYTVGSGLLTQNDEILFVDTAATGGSDQTDTDGYADVFTVLIPGAGLWEIGDTVEVSGFAVTVHAITANGTMTFDVRQGAGGIGASGAGGLASLGTATATYNNNGATDVMYVNFETPVSFLADANSTNIGINISNSGQLRLKADGSFPVARYNHVNGNLNSAMQVSVAGVVNREPELGPYDQWVSDFGVTNGPTEDHDNDGLSNLYEYGLDGNPTNGVIEPAKLPTFGPGAAGLEYIHAQRNDDTNLVYYLDLTASLVPASWMNEGYTVSGTNVTMGTFDYVTNLVETVDNAKFIQLKIEQAP from the coding sequence ATGAAAATGAAAGTCATAATGGCGGTTGTTCTGGGGTTCTGTGCGGGAGTGGCCTCGGCCGCGACCATGAACCCGGACTATACGATTGGAACCGGAAGCCAGCTGCATGTCGATAATGGCGGGGCGGGATCCGTGCTTTTCGAGGACTCTGCCGGTACTGGTGGAGATGATGTTACCGCAGATAGCGGTTCTGCGGCATGGCTCTCCGTCTTGATCGATGGGGCAGGGAATTGGCAACTTGGCGACACGGTCGATATTACAGGTGTTGCCCTCCAGATCCAAGGATACACCGATACGGGTACAATGACCTTTGATATTCGCCAAGGATCCGGAGGAACGGGTGCATCCGGCGCTGGGGGATTGGCTTCCATTGGTTCGGCTACCGCTTCATATACCAAGACCAACAATGCTACCATGTACGTTAATTTCGATACGCCGGTCAGCTTCGTCGTTGACGAAAACACGTTCAAAATCGGTATCAATATTTCAAATTCGGCCCGTCTGCGAGTGAAAAACCAAAGCACCTTTCCCGTAACCATGTACAACTACAGCAATGGGAATCTTGGAACTAAATTGATGAAGTTTTCGGTGGCCGGGAATGTGACTCCTGGAACTTCACCCAATGAGCCGCCGGAATTCGTTGAAGATCCGTTCTCCCGTCCGGTGGCTGTTGAAGATTCGCCCTACAACGAAAGCCTGCTTGACACGGCAACCGATCCCAACAACGATCCCTTGACCTTCGAACTCCTATCATTCTCGGGCCCCGGTTCGGATTGGCTCGGCATGGATGGCACATCGGTAACGGGTACTCCTCTTGCGGCCAACATCGGAACCAACGAATGGCTCGTTCAGGTGACGGATGGACAGGGGGGAACCAATACGGCCACGATGGCCATCGAAGTCTTGTCCCAAACGGGTGCCATGATACCGGGTTATACTGTGGGCTCCGGCCTGCTGACGCAGAACGATGAAATCCTGTTTGTAGACACTGCAGCAACAGGCGGTTCCGACCAAACGGATACCGATGGGTACGCGGATGTATTCACCGTATTGATTCCGGGGGCAGGCTTATGGGAAATCGGCGACACAGTCGAAGTCAGCGGATTTGCTGTAACAGTCCATGCCATAACCGCCAACGGAACCATGACCTTCGATGTCCGCCAGGGCGCAGGCGGAATCGGGGCGTCCGGCGCAGGAGGGCTAGCCTCGCTCGGTACGGCAACCGCAACCTATAACAACAATGGTGCAACCGATGTCATGTATGTCAATTTCGAAACCCCGGTCAGCTTCCTGGCCGATGCCAATTCGACCAACATCGGTATCAATATTTCGAATTCCGGTCAGTTGCGTTTGAAGGCCGATGGTTCATTCCCCGTCGCGCGCTACAACCATGTAAACGGCAACTTGAATTCAGCTATGCAGGTATCGGTGGCCGGGGTTGTGAACCGCGAGCCGGAGCTTGGGCCCTACGACCAGTGGGTTTCCGACTTTGGCGTAACCAACGGCCCCACCGAAGACCACGACAACGATGGCCTGAGCAACCTCTATGAATATGGACTGGACGGAAACCCGACCAACGGCGTTATCGAGCCGGCAAAGCTGCCGACCTTCGGGCCGGGTGCCGCCGGCCTCGAATATATCCACGCCCAGCGCAACGACGACACCAACCTGGTCTATTATTTGGATCTGACCGCGAGCCTGGTTCCCGCGTCCTGGATGAACGAGGGCTATACGGTGTCCGGCACCAACGTAACCATGGGAACCTTCGACTATGTCACCAACCTGGTCGAAACCGTGGACAACGCCAAGTTCATCCAGCTGAAGATCGAGCAGGCGCCGTAA
- a CDS encoding sulfatase-like hydrolase/transferase yields MRLTTTILTAMVFVTAAVSAAVMTSGYTVGSGLLNPNGETLFVDAAAAGGSDATDNDGYSDNFTVLIDGAGYWVVGDTVEITGFALTVHNASANGTFTFDVLQGAGGIGDTGAGGLASLGTATASYGYSGSTETVYVNFDIPVSFVADANSTKIGIHISNTGALKLKYNATFPVTRYNKTTGNANQAMNISVAGKVFPLNPINSVPEFKTNPFGRTAAVKDVPYSGTLAGVASDADGDELIFSKVPSGFSGPGSDWLTISTNGALSGLPGTNEVGKNTWTVQATDGNGGTNQATLHIQVNAEPPSVKPNILYILADDLGYADISANGWANLEFETPQIDRIFNGGVRAKAGFVSNSVCAPSRAGLMTGRSGSRFGFESNLPAAQWDEGSVIGLDPGQKTIPDVLQTAGYKTHGLGKWHIGGNTNLFHPNLRGFDEWYGFLGGSRSYWQVTEYNKDDSIEHNGVWVQEPADIYVTDFLTDQALDYISNQTTNHPAQPWFMYMSYNAPHAPMHAKAEDLARVPVVSHFSTESDNENRRIYGAMVVSMDDNIGRLLDQLDLLGIAENTVVVFHSDNGGPPDQNWSRNNPLRGKKGELWEGGIRVPFAISWPGTIPAGQIAEHDSPVSSLDLMPTFAAISGADQLQEIRTDGINLMPFLTNAVATTSPRKLYWRRGDTTKIAVRSGDYKYYFNRTTGDEYLFNHASGSGEYSNKATGEPDRLAELQATWAAYESTLTDPHFNAGGPLLAIRTYDLEAAQTNTPYSMPLEYSTPGPACTWSILSGKPDWLEIDPVTGELSGTPSATNAYYNPIQLQIDDGANTSTYNVPLRISGSNNIGFEDWKAVHGIPGDSTDMDGDGVPDIVEYALGGDPAHRGEIEMPSLAVNEGALTYAHLRRKGQSLTYDVKVADDLFSTWQPAPLWATETVDRGNGFEVVLQTLDIDPGVVSNQFIRLDVYE; encoded by the coding sequence ATGCGTTTAACAACAACCATTCTAACGGCCATGGTGTTCGTTACGGCAGCGGTTAGCGCCGCGGTGATGACGAGCGGCTACACGGTTGGTTCCGGCCTGCTGAACCCGAACGGTGAAACGCTGTTTGTCGATGCCGCGGCGGCCGGAGGCAGCGATGCCACCGACAACGATGGCTACAGCGACAACTTCACGGTGTTGATTGACGGCGCAGGATATTGGGTCGTGGGCGACACGGTGGAGATCACCGGCTTTGCGCTGACGGTGCACAATGCTTCCGCAAACGGCACATTCACGTTCGATGTGCTGCAAGGTGCGGGCGGGATTGGCGATACGGGGGCGGGCGGCCTGGCATCGCTCGGCACGGCGACGGCATCCTATGGCTACAGCGGTTCCACCGAGACCGTCTATGTGAATTTCGATATACCGGTCAGCTTTGTTGCGGACGCCAACAGCACAAAAATCGGCATCCATATTTCGAACACGGGTGCGCTGAAACTTAAATACAACGCGACCTTCCCCGTCACCCGCTACAACAAAACCACCGGCAATGCGAACCAGGCGATGAACATCTCGGTGGCCGGTAAGGTGTTCCCCCTCAATCCCATCAACAGCGTTCCCGAATTCAAGACCAATCCGTTCGGCAGAACGGCCGCCGTTAAGGACGTACCTTACTCCGGCACGCTGGCCGGTGTGGCCTCGGATGCCGATGGCGATGAGCTGATCTTTTCCAAGGTTCCTTCCGGCTTTTCCGGCCCCGGTTCGGATTGGTTGACCATTTCAACCAATGGTGCTCTATCCGGTCTGCCTGGCACGAATGAGGTCGGAAAGAACACCTGGACGGTGCAGGCGACCGATGGCAACGGCGGAACCAACCAGGCGACGCTGCATATTCAGGTGAATGCGGAGCCGCCCAGCGTTAAGCCGAACATTCTTTATATTCTGGCCGACGACCTTGGCTATGCCGACATCAGTGCCAATGGGTGGGCGAACCTGGAGTTCGAAACCCCGCAGATCGACCGTATTTTCAACGGCGGTGTTCGCGCCAAGGCGGGCTTCGTGAGCAACTCGGTGTGTGCGCCTTCGCGCGCCGGACTGATGACCGGCCGCTCGGGGAGCCGGTTCGGTTTCGAATCCAACCTGCCGGCCGCCCAGTGGGACGAAGGATCGGTCATCGGCCTCGATCCGGGGCAGAAGACCATCCCGGATGTCCTGCAAACAGCGGGCTACAAGACCCATGGATTGGGCAAATGGCATATCGGAGGAAACACCAACCTGTTCCATCCCAATCTGCGCGGCTTCGACGAATGGTATGGCTTCCTCGGCGGTTCGCGTTCCTATTGGCAGGTGACGGAATATAACAAGGATGATTCCATCGAGCACAACGGCGTGTGGGTGCAGGAACCGGCCGACATCTATGTCACCGACTTCCTGACCGACCAGGCTCTGGACTACATTTCCAACCAGACCACCAACCATCCGGCACAGCCCTGGTTCATGTATATGTCCTACAACGCACCTCATGCCCCGATGCATGCCAAGGCGGAAGATCTCGCACGCGTGCCGGTCGTCAGCCATTTTTCCACCGAGTCCGACAATGAAAACCGACGGATTTATGGCGCCATGGTCGTCAGCATGGACGACAACATCGGTCGCCTGCTGGATCAGCTCGACCTGCTCGGAATTGCCGAAAACACCGTGGTGGTGTTCCATTCCGACAACGGCGGGCCGCCGGATCAAAACTGGTCAAGGAACAATCCGCTGCGCGGCAAAAAGGGGGAACTGTGGGAAGGCGGCATACGCGTGCCCTTTGCCATCAGCTGGCCGGGCACCATACCCGCCGGGCAGATCGCCGAGCATGATTCGCCGGTCAGCAGCCTCGACCTGATGCCCACCTTTGCCGCGATCTCCGGCGCAGACCAACTGCAGGAAATCAGGACGGACGGCATCAACCTGATGCCTTTCCTGACCAATGCCGTGGCAACCACCTCGCCGCGCAAGCTCTATTGGCGCCGCGGGGACACCACGAAAATCGCGGTGCGTTCCGGCGACTATAAATATTATTTCAACCGCACCACCGGCGATGAATATCTCTTCAACCACGCAAGCGGCAGCGGGGAATACAGCAACAAGGCCACCGGCGAACCCGACCGGCTGGCCGAGCTTCAGGCCACGTGGGCGGCCTATGAATCAACCCTGACAGATCCGCACTTCAATGCAGGCGGCCCGCTGCTGGCCATTCGAACCTACGACCTGGAAGCGGCGCAAACCAACACCCCGTATTCCATGCCATTGGAATACAGCACCCCCGGCCCTGCATGTACGTGGAGCATTCTTTCCGGGAAGCCCGATTGGCTCGAAATCGATCCGGTCACCGGCGAGCTCAGCGGAACCCCCTCCGCCACCAACGCCTACTACAACCCAATCCAGTTGCAGATCGACGATGGCGCCAACACGTCAACCTACAACGTCCCCTTGCGCATATCCGGCAGCAACAACATCGGATTCGAAGATTGGAAAGCCGTCCACGGTATCCCCGGGGATTCAACGGACATGGATGGGGATGGTGTGCCCGATATCGTCGAGTATGCCCTAGGTGGCGATCCCGCTCATCGCGGCGAGATCGAGATGCCGTCGCTTGCGGTGAACGAAGGCGCACTGACCTATGCGCACCTCCGCCGCAAGGGGCAGTCCTTGACGTATGACGTAAAGGTTGCCGACGATCTTTTTTCGACGTGGCAACCCGCGCCGCTCTGGGCCACGGAAACCGTTGACCGTGGCAATGGGTTCGAAGTGGTGCTGCAGACCCTGGACATCGATCCGGGCGTGGTTTCGAACCAATTCATCCGTCTCGATGTCTATGAATAA